ggccactacactcacctctgcccccgactTTCTTTGCCCCACGCCcagttttctctttccctcccctTTGTTGGATCGCCCTCCTTGCCCTTGGATTTGGAGCATCTTGTGAAGGCACTGCTAGAAGTACTGCTCCAGTGCTTTTGAGGTGCCTGCTCTATGCTTTCCAAATTTTTGAGGCCGTTTGAGGTAGAAAGAGTGAGGGATAGCCAACAGCTCATGGAAAGCAATGGCATGCACGGTTTCACCAGTGCTGCCGATACAATTGATGACCTAAGCAGTCAATAGCCCACCCTACTGAGAGCAAAGTGTGGAGGGGAACTCATTAAGGACAGAGTGtcagtcagtgctcactggaggGAACATTCTGAAGAACCACTCGACGGAGACTCTGTCTTTGGCTTTAACATCCTCAAGTCCATTCCTCAGTATCTGTCCGGCTCAGTCCCCGCGGTACCCCGATCTGGAGCGGagtgaaaaagccattcaacagctgaaaaacaacaGGGCCTCTGGAGCAGAACAAATTCCTGCTGAAATTCTGAAGCATGGCGGGGTTACACTCCTGGCATAGCTACACAATCTCATATTCCTCACCTGGGACGATGGATGCATGCCGGGGGATCTCAAAAACACTGTGACTATATTCAAGACAAGTCTGATTGTGGTAACTGCACAGGCGACTCCCTGCTGTCTGCCAGAGAAGATCACTGCCAGGATCCTCCTCAATGATCTCTTCGTGGCCAAAGAGCTCCTTCCAGAGTCACAGTTAGGTTATCTCCCTTCACGAGGCACCAAAGACATGATCGACACTATTTGACAAACACAAGAAAAATATACGGAACAGCAGCAATCGCAGTTCTTTGTCTTTTCTGACCTCACAAAAATGCTTTACGCCGTCAAAGTGATGTTTTTTCAGTATGTTCTTCAAATTTGGCTGTCCTCAGAAATTGGCCACCATCCTCCGCCTGCACAATGTGACACACAAGCCATGATCCTCATCAATGGAAATACCCCAGACACTATTTCAGTGAAGactgggatcagacaaggctgtgtcactgcaccaaccctcttccccttcacggtaacacagttgttagcactgttgcttcacaacaccagggacctgggtttgattcccacttaggtcactgtgcagagtctgcacgttctccccgtgtctgcgtgggtctcccacaagtcctgaaagatgtgagaTGATTTGTaagttgaactggacattctgaattttcccccaatttacccaaacaggcgtcggagtgtggcaactaggggattttcacagtaacttcattgcagtgttaatataagcctacttgtgacaataataatgattgttATTATGGTGTTCATAAACTCCAAACTTGTTATaagaaattaaattctgaataaaaatcaagtcaaatcagtttgtgttaatcatagttaatcactgcagtgttaatgaaagcctactcatGACTcatgaggcttttccccagggtagaggggtcaattactagggggcataggtttaaggtgagaggggcaaggtttagagtagatgtacaaggcaagttttttacgcagagggtagtgggtgcctggaactcgctaccggaggaggtagtggaagcagggacgatagggacatttaaggggcatctcgacaaatatatgaataggatgggaatagaaggatacggacccaggaagtgtagaagattgtagtttagtcgggcagcatggtcggcacaggcttggagggccgaagggcctgttcctgtgctgtacatttctttgttctttgacacaaaTAAAAATGATTATCTCACCTCCGGCAAATTACCCACGGGTGTGGAGATAATCGACAGGACAGGAaaccgacaccaccttcaaaacaaaaccagaatcaGTTGAACCTCAGACATTAAGCTCCAGTTTGCAGATGTCTGATCTGTTTGTTAAATCCATCCATCTCCCTtgattctataaccattaatactcTTGTCTCACAACTTCAATCAATCTCAGTTTTTATAGTTTCTATTGACAGAATCTGATcagaattccagatttcactatattttctgtgaagtgatttctgacattgctcctgaacagcccagtctcagttaaacaaataaatatcactgatttggacatttaaatggtgacaattgtTTTACTCTTAACTGGTTAAGTAAAAGAATTTCAAAAAcataataatttgagtaaaactctgcagaagctggaaatgtgaagtgaaaacagaaagttgtggaaatcctcagcagatttggcagcttctgtgaagagagagaaagagagttaatatttccaatgcaatctgattcttcttcagaactgagtgtttgcagcattgtgatttcatttgccaaacatactgaatgtgaactttgtgggtcttacagatatctggctgtaaatctgatttcagaccttcctctgaacactttccaacctcagctccagctcattgTCCTTCACTAAAGACCCGGATAGAAAATCACCGCCACAAGATGGAGGCGGCCGCCGGGTGACCCGGGTGTTGTCACCGGGGAGGAAGtcccgcccactccctcttccctgaccaagatggccgccccagcgctctgctccaagaacaaaagacccgCTTTCCACTCCCAAAATGGCGGCGGTCGCCGGTTCCCCGGGGCCTGTCAGTGAggaggaagccccgcccactccctcttcccatacTAAGATGGCCGTCGAagcgctccgctccaagaacaaaagacctGACTCTCTTacccaagatggcggccggtaaatACAGGGAAAATCCACACccggattgctctcctcctattggTCAGAAGCCaccgtcaatcactccccagctATTGTGAGCTGGAGCACGCGCAGTGCGGACATGAAGCTGGACTCAGGCGGGTGAGCGGAGGCcctaaacccccaataagacccattgattttattgtcagtctgcagacaggagctggagaactgaacccaggcagaggagagggagggagaaaactgggagtggaggaaagaaatggtgcagatggtggaatgggtttggatttcagcccagggaggagggagagtgtgtgggacggggatttacagctttgggggaacaagagagggaaaaatgttccagagaaactagaattgcctgttcagaatttctatcctggactgacagtgatggattttgtaaactccttttataggATATTGGAAGCGGAGGATTGGCTGACAGAAAACTCCAAccaaacatcaagatctgacagagtcactcaattctttagaacctgaatatctttgaatgtggaaggtgtaatgtttgtctgttcagtttgtgggaaaagatttcaaatatcagtgtgactgaaaaagcaccgagacgcacacagacagtgagtgttccagtgaactgatgtgggaagagctttaaccagttacacagacagaaaaaccatcacaccattcacagtggggagaaacataCACGTGTTGTGTGTCTGGATGAGAGTTCAACTTGTcattcaacctggagagacacaaggacaccggcaccatggagaaaccgtggaaatgtggggactgttggaagggattcagttacccttccgaactggaaatgcatcgacgcagtcacactggggagagaccattcacctgctccacctgtgggaagggattcactcagtcatccagcctgctgacacaccagtatgttcacactgatcagacacctttcaaatgttgtgactgtgagaagaaatttaaaagcaaaaagtatctgttgagacaccaactcattcacagtgaggagaagccattcacctgctccttgtgtggaaagggattcactgctacatctaacctgcagaaacaccagcgagttcacactgataaaagaccttttaaatgtccagactgtgggaagtgctttaaaacgtccggggaagtgacctgtcatcaacgtgttcacactgatgagagaccattcagatgctctcactgcgggactggcttcaggcgatcatctgaacttactgtacatcagagaattcacactggggagagaccgtttacctgctctgtatgtgggaagggattcattcagtcttatcacctcctgaaacaccaacaaattcactctgatataaaaccttttaaatgttttgacTGTGAGCAGAGCTTTCGAAGCAGCAATGGTCTAgtgatgcaccagcgagttcacactggggagagaccgttcacctgctctgtgtgtgggaagggattcactcagtcatacaacctgctgaaacaccaacaaattcactctgatataaaaccttttaaatgttttgcctgtgagcagagctttagaagcagcaatgagctgatgattcaccagcgagttcacactggagagagatcgttcacctgccccgagtgcgggaatggattcactgacttacaacttatgctgagacaccagcgacttcatgagtctgtccagggattggattctgctgttttagctgctgtcaatcagatccaggactgaatgtgtgggtta
This portion of the Scyliorhinus torazame isolate Kashiwa2021f chromosome 5, sScyTor2.1, whole genome shotgun sequence genome encodes:
- the LOC140421759 gene encoding uncharacterized protein translates to MEKPWKCGDCWKGFSYPSELEMHRRSHTGERPFTCSTCGKGFTQSSSLLTHQYVHTDQTPFKCCDCEKKFKSKKYLLRHQLIHSEEKPFTCSLCGKGFTATSNLQKHQRVHTDKRPFKCPDCGKCFKTSGEVTCHQRVHTDERPFRCSHCGTGFRRSSELTVHQRIHTGERPFTCSVCGKGFIQSYHLLKHQQIHSDIKPFKCFDCEQSFRSSNGLVMHQRVHTGERPFTCSVCGKGFTQSYNLLKHQQIHSDIKPFKCFACEQSFRSSNELMIHQRVHTGERSFTCPECGNGFTDLQLMLRHQRLHESVQGLDSAVLAAVNQIQD